Below is a window of Mycolicibacterium rhodesiae NBB3 DNA.
CGCCGTCGGTATCGGGCTCGCCTGGGGCCGGGGTGGAATGCTGGTCCTGGGCCAGGGCGTCTTCTTCGGACTCGGCGGCTACATGATGGGCATGCACCTCAAGATCGCAGATGCGCAGATCCGCGGTGATGGCGTGCCCGACTTCATGCAGATCGCCGGGGTACGGGAACTGCCCGCCTATTGGCAGCCGTTCGCCTCCCCCGCCTTCACTCTGCTCGCGATCGTGCTGCTGCCGACGGCCATCGCCGCGGCACTGGGACTCGGTGTCTTCAAGCGTCGCGTCAAGGGCGCGTACTTCGCGATCCTGTCGCAGGCGCTTGCCGCCGCGCTGGCGATCCTCCTCGTCGGCCAGACCAGCATCGGCGGCAGCAACGGGCTCAACAGGTTTCGCACGTTCTTCGGCTTCACGCTCAACGACCCGGCCAACCGCCGGATGCTGTACTTCATCGCCGCCGGCGTGCTTCTCGTCGTCGTCGCCGTCGTACGACAGTTGATGTTGAGCCGCTACGGCGAGCTGCTGGTGGCCGTGCGCGACGGCGAGGAGCGGGTCCGCTTCCTGGGCTACGACCCCGCCAACATCAAAGTCGTGGCGTACACGGTCGCCGCCCTGTTCGCCAGCATCGCCGGCGCGCTGTTCGCCCCGATCGTCGGATTCATCGCACCGTCGCAGGTCGGCATACTCCCGTCGATCGCGTTCCTGATCGGTGTCGCCATCGGCGGGCGTACGACGCTGCTGGGGCCGGTACTCGGCGCCATCGGCGTGGCCTGGGC
It encodes the following:
- the urtC gene encoding urea ABC transporter permease subunit UrtC, whose protein sequence is MRTVLGRWQTWAGFGIAAVVLFGIAPVVLSDFRLSLLGKFLCFAIVAVGIGLAWGRGGMLVLGQGVFFGLGGYMMGMHLKIADAQIRGDGVPDFMQIAGVRELPAYWQPFASPAFTLLAIVLLPTAIAAALGLGVFKRRVKGAYFAILSQALAAALAILLVGQTSIGGSNGLNRFRTFFGFTLNDPANRRMLYFIAAGVLLVVVAVVRQLMLSRYGELLVAVRDGEERVRFLGYDPANIKVVAYTVAALFASIAGALFAPIVGFIAPSQVGILPSIAFLIGVAIGGRTTLLGPVLGAIGVAWAQTLFSERFPSQWTYAQGLLFIVVVGFFPAGLAGLGVLLKRRKAKDKPHTEMARDSDPDAEKVGASS